One Oryza glaberrima chromosome 11, OglaRS2, whole genome shotgun sequence genomic region harbors:
- the LOC127755818 gene encoding uncharacterized protein LOC127755818, protein MRVTLDGSYGMPSSVSHPAVTQKKNLSRNPSLSSHLILILYYRLILIHLKFSTTPPLSLSLSTLSLFIDLCRRRHRRRRVRGSRRGDRRPPLRPLRLSRLFSGSSGAAPSIVHRRGPEAEAAASFAHLRRSPSLCRPVVSSFTHRLLRPPPTVTTTPPPRQIRVAASFPPAPRQIRVASSFPPPPRQIQVAAAFAPLPDRRAPRPPSPDCWVSDLASTRLGDTDPPARRRRLFLQRQWRGGLNGARRLDAAVRRARRRAAARRRINEKYDFLHSWRGINMSRKGGRTEKVHP, encoded by the exons ATGAGGGTCACCCTTGACGGGTCCTACGggatgccgtcatcggtgagcCATCCGGCGgtgaccc aaaaaaaaaatctttctcgtaacccttccctctcctcccatctcatccttatcctctaCTACCGGCTCATCCTTATCCATCTCAAGTTCTCAACCACTcccccgctctctctctccctctcaaccCTTTCTCTCTTCATCGACCTATGTCGGaggcggcaccggcgccggcgggtgcGGGGGTCGCGTCGTGGTGACCGACGTCCGCCTCTTCGCCCTCTCCGGCTCTCGAGGCTCTTCTCGgggagcagcggcgcggcgccgtcCATCGTCCATCGGCGAGgaccggaggcggaggcagcggcctCCTTCGCCCACCTCCGAAGGTCGCCGTCTCTCTGCCGCCCCGTCGTCAGCTCCTTCACCCACCGCCTCCTTCGCCCACCGCCCACGGTCACCACCACGCCTCCACCACGCCAGATCCgggtcgccgcctccttcccgcCTGCACCACGCCAGATCCGGGTAGCCTCCTCCTTCCCGCCTCCACCACGCCAGatccaggtcgccgccgccttcgcccccCTCCCCGACCGCCGGGCGCCACGGCCGCCGTCCCCCGACTGCTGGGTGTCGGATCTAGCCTCCACGAGGTTGGGGGACACGGatccgcccgcccgccgccgccggttgtTCTTGCAGCGGCAGTGGCGAGGAGGGCtcaacggcgcgcggcggctcgacgCAGCGGTGAGGAGGGCTCGACGacgtgcggcggcgaggaggag AATAAATGAAAAATATGACTTTTTGCATTCTTGGCGTGGGATAAATATGTCAAGAAAGGGGGGCCGCACCGAGAAGGTACACCCGTGA